From Vigna unguiculata cultivar IT97K-499-35 chromosome 5, ASM411807v1, whole genome shotgun sequence, the proteins below share one genomic window:
- the LOC114183290 gene encoding uncharacterized protein LOC114183290 encodes MGYVSVKAVLISTGVLSMAMGLKLTLPLLSYFFLTQAPHVWTFFLTCFTPPYLYILLNFIILTILASSKLNNNLHHHSPPDTALLLPSDPPIYDRPIPAVQIPAPDAVHLSAAAAQTDYTVSSAEYLYQTKPTLNHDAVSEGNAGCVHDENTPVKATVHDDDAAAADVPSPSLLRKDSSDFSFADENEKPPASARFGHRKAVRASPEGGKVVALGVAKAKKQETLESTWRTITEGRAMPLTRHLKKSETWETQGTPLRDLNGGPVMKKSETFAGREKNASTRLRKEPSLSQDELNRRVEAFINKFNAEMRLQRQESLRQYREMMNREAR; translated from the exons atggGTTATGTGTCTGTGAAAGCGGTTCTAATCTCCACCGGGGTTTTATCAATGGCAATGGGTTTGAAACTCACACTCCCTTTGCTCTCGTATTTCTTCCTCACCCAAGCTCCACACGTGTGGACCTTCTTCCTCACCTGCTTCACTCCTCCCTACCTCTACATCCTCCTCAACTTCATCATCCTCACCATCCTCGCCTCTTCCAAACTCAACAACAACCTCCACCACCACTCCCCGCCGGACACCGCCCTCCTCCTCCCCTCCGACCCGCCTATCTACGACCGTCCTATTCCCGCTGTCCAGATCCCTGCTCCTGACGCCGTCCACCTCTCCGCCGCCGCCGCACAAACTGACTACACCGTTTCTTCTGCCGAATACCTCTACCAGACGAAACCGACGCTGAATCACGATGCGGTCAGCGAAGGCAACGCCGGTTGTGTTCACGACGAGAACACGCCGGTGAAAGCGACGGTTCACGACGACGATGCCGCTGCCGCTGACGTTCCCTCCCCGAGCCTTCTGAGAAAAGATTCATCGGATTTTTCGTTCGCAGATGAGAACGAGAAACCGCCGGCTTCTGCCAGATTCGGCCACCGGAAAGCGGTTAGAGCCAGTCCAGAAG GGGGGAAGGTGGTGGCGTTGGGAGTGGCGAAGGCGAAGAAGCAGGAGACGTTGGAGAGCACGTGGAGGACGATAACGGAGGGGCGAGCGATGCCGTTAACTCGGCATTTGAAGAAGTCGGAGACGTGGGAGACGCAGGGGACGCCGTTGAGGGATTTGAACGGCGGACCTGTGATGAAGAAGTCGGAGACGTTTGCCGGGAGGGAGAAGAACGCGTCGACGAGGCTGAGGAAGGAGCCGTCGCTGAGTCAGGACGAGTTGAATCGGCGAGTGGAAGCGTTCATCAACAAGTTCAACGCGGAAATGAGGTTGCAGAGGCAGGAGTCGCTGAGGCAGTACAGGGAGATGATGAATCGAGAAGCTCGCTGA